Proteins found in one Sorghum bicolor cultivar BTx623 chromosome 1, Sorghum_bicolor_NCBIv3, whole genome shotgun sequence genomic segment:
- the LOC8054175 gene encoding cytochrome P450 89A2: MDTLVQVLTLGTAFIIFLAVFRRSIWHGRGPARPTLVEISDSAVARTALIDHADAFSNRPLTLFPVALVTGQRRRRSDSISSAQYGPLWRALRCNLTSEALHPSRFDQLGPLRREFVAALVASLSARVAGDGGDVVVIRDSVHAAVFALVARLCFGDLVGDAAHLLAMRRVMQQFVRAIGEANAFAGSWLTKLLHWRQWRRFVAYRGQQAAFFLPLVSERDRRRRSGCCNDGGIRPYVDTLIDLRVPDDDEDDDDNDTARRALTDDEMVSLLSEFLGASTESVVSCIEWALAHLAAQPEVQEKLRREIAGDGGGEGGAVPEERLRTLPYLHAVVLEALRLHPPVPFLMREAHADAEGAAAVAGGGTTAVPAVGGGGRTRVHFLIRDMARDRKDWTDPDEFWPERFLANGEAEGVGAVPGPKEIRMMPFGAGRRYCPGAGMGMVHIKCFLAGLVREFEWAPAADGHGCGIDFTELDGFFKVMKTPLRAHVKRST, encoded by the coding sequence ATGGATACATTAGTGCAGGTCCTCACACTTGGCACGGCCTTTATTATCTTCCTCGCCGTTTTCCGGCGAAGCATTTGGCACGGCCGTGGTCCGGCGAGGCCGACATTGGTCGAGATCAGTGACTCTGCCGTCGCCCGCACAGCGCTGATCGACCACGCCGACGCCTTCTCGAACCGCCCGCTCACGCTGTTCCCGGTGGCCTTGGTCACCGGgcaacgccgccgccggagcGACAGCATCAGCTCGGCGCAGTACGGCCCGCTCTGGCGCGCGCTCCGCTGCAACCTCACCTCCGAGGCTCTGCACCCCTCACGCTTCGACCAGCTCGGCCCGCTGCGGCGAGAGTTCGTGGCGGCCCTCGTCGCGTCGCTGTCCGCGAGGgtcgccggcgacggcggcgatgTGGTCGTTATCAGAGACAGCGTGCACGCTGCCGTGTTTGCTCTGGTGGCGCGCTTGTGCTTCGGCGACCTCGTGGGCGACGCTGCCCACCTGCTGGCCATGCGGCGCGTGATGCAGCAGTTCGTTCGCGCCATAGGGGAGGCCAATGCCTTCGCGGGCTCATGGCTCACCAAGCTCCTGCACTGGAGGCAGTGGCGGCGCTTCGTCGCCTACCGCGGCCAGCAGGCCGCGTTCTTCCTCCCTCTCGTGTCGGAAAGGGACCGCCGGCGCCGTTCTGGGTGCTGCAACGACGGCGGGATCAGGCCGTACGTTGACACTCTCATCGACCTCCGTGtccccgacgacgacgaggacgacgacgacaacgacACCGCCCGGCGCGCGCTCACGGACGACGAGATGGTGAGCCTTCTGTCGGAGTTCCTCGGCGCCAGCACGGAGTCGGTCGTGTCCTGCATCGAGTGGGCACTCGCTCACCTCGCCGCCCAGCCGGAGGTCCAGGAGAAGCTGCGCCGCGAGATAGCAGGAGATGGAGGCGGCGAGGGCGGCGCGGTGCCCGAGGAGCGGCTCCGCACGTTGCCGTACCTGCACGCCGTCGTGCTCGAGGCGCTTCGCCTGCACCCGCCGGTGCCCTTCCTCATGCGCGAAGCCCACGCGGACGCGGAGGgtgcggcggcggtggccggcGGCGGAACAACGGCGGTGCCTGCAgtgggcggcggcgggaggACGCGGGTGCATTTTCTTATACGGGACATGGCGAGGGACAGGAAGGACTGGACGGACCCCGACGAGTTCTGGCCGGAGCGGTTCCTCGCCAACGGTGAGGCGGAGGGCGTCGGCGCGGTGCCCGGGCCGaaggagatcaggatgatgCCCTTCGGCGCCGGCCGGAGGTACTGCCCCGGTGCTGGGATGGGCATGGTGCACATCAAGTGTTTCCTCGCCGGGCTCGTGCGCGAGTTCGAGTGGGCACCGGCGGCCGATGGACATGGCTGCGGGATTGACTTCACAGAGCTGGACGGCTTCTTCAAGGTGATGAAGACGCCACTCAGAGCGCATGTCAAGCGGAGCACCTAG
- the LOC8056723 gene encoding phosphomethylpyrimidine synthase, chloroplastic, with the protein MAALQPSFSPAMTLKSSCSALKFPQTALLPGFGGIPRPQDRKASFACLIPKVASVTDQSIAEPSKPKQNRHTVDPTAPEFLPLPSFEECFPRSTKESSEIIHEESGHVLKVPFRRVHLTGDQKHFDTYDTSGPQNISPRIGLPKIRKEWIDRREKQGSPRYTQMYYAKQGIITEEMLYCASRENLSPEFVRTEVARGRAIIPSNKRHLELEPMIVGRNFLVKVNANIGNSAVVSSIEEEVHKLQWATMWGADTVMDLSTGRHIHETREWIIRNSPVPIGTVPIYQALEKVNGIAENLSWEIFRDTLIEQAEQGVDYFTIHAGVLLRYIPLTAKRMTGIVSRGGSIHAKWCLTYHKENFAYEHWDDILDICNQYDVALSIGDGLRPGSIYDANDSAQFAELLTQGELTRRAWAKDVQVMNEGPGHIPMHKIPENMEKQLEWCNEAPFYTLGPLTTDIAPGYDHITSAIGAANIGALGTALLCYVTPKEHLGLPNRDDVKTGVISYKISAHAADLAKGHPYAQAWDDALSKARFEFRWLDQFALSLDPVTAMAFHDETLPSEGAKVAHFCSMCGPKFCSMKITEDIRKYADENGYGTVEEALIQGMNAMSAEFLAARKTISGEQHGEAGGEIYVPESYAAQK; encoded by the exons ATGGCTGCACTGCAACCCTCATTTTCACCAGCAATGACTTTGAAGAGTAGCTGCAGTGCCCTGAAGTTCCCGCAAACTGCACTGTTACCTGGTTTTGGTGGCATTCCACGCCCTCAAGACAGGAAAGCTAGCTTCGCTTGTTTGATCCCCAAAGTTGCTTCAGTGACTGACCAATCAATAGCAGAGCCATCGAAACCCAAGCAAAACAGGCACACGGTCGACCCTACAGCTCCAGAATTTCTGCCTCTCCCATCTTTTGAGGAATGCTTTCCAAGGAGTACCAAAGAATCAAG CGAAATCATTCATGAGGAATCTGGTCATGTCCTCAAGGTTCCATTCCGGAGAGTCCATTTGACTGGAGATCAGAAGCACTTTGATACATATGACACCAGTGGCCCTCAAAATATAAGCCCAAGGATTG GACTCCCAAAGATAAGGAAGGAGTGGATTGATAGGAGGGAAAAACAGGGTAGTCCTCGGTACACACAAATGTATTATGCCAAACAGGGAATCATAACAGAGGAGATGTTATACTGTGCCAGCCGTGAGAACCTTAGTCCTGAATTTGTTCGGACAGAAGTTGCCCGTGGACGAGCCATAATTCCTTCCAACAAGAGGCACCTGGAATTGGAACCCATGATTGTTGGAAGAAACTTCCTTGTAAAGGTGAATGCAAATATTGGGAATTCAGCTGTTGTGAGCTCCATTGAGGAGGAAGTTCACAAGCTCCAGTGGGCCACGATGTGGGGAGCTGATACTGTCATGGACCTTTCAACAGGGCGACATATCCATGAGACCCGGGAATGGATTATTCGCAACTCTCCGGTTCCTATTGGGACTGTTCCTATTTACCAAGCACTTGAGAAAGTAAATGGCATTGCTGAAAATCTGAGCTGGGAAATCTTTAGGGATACCTTGATTGAACAAGCCGAGCAGGGCGTTGATTACTTCACAATCCATGCTGGTGTCCTGCTTCGTTACATTCCTCTTACGGCAAAGAGAATGACGGGCATAGTTTCACGTGGTGGCTCAATTCATGCAAAATGGTGCTTAACTTATCACAAGGAGAACTTTGCATATGAACATTGGGATGACATTCTTGACATATGCAATCAGTATGATGTGGCATTATCAATTGGTGATGGTTTGAGGCCTGGTTCCATTTATGATGCGAATGATAGTGCACAGTTTGCAGAACTGCTGACTCAAGGTGAACTAACACGTCGAGCATGGGCAAAAGATGTGCAG GTGATGAATGAAGGCCCAGGTCACATCCCAATGCATAAAATTCCTGAAAACATGGAGAAACAACTGGAGTGGTGTAATGAAGCGCCTTTCTATACATTGGGTCCTTTGACAACTGATATTGCACCTGGTTATGATCACATCACCTCAGCCATTGGTGCTGCCAACATTGGGGCTCTTGGCACTGCGCTTCTTTGCTATGTAACACCAAAGGAGCACCTTGGCTTGCCTAATCGTGATGATGTCAAGACTGGTGTAATATCCTACAAAATTTCTGCTCATGCTGCTGATTTGGCAAAGGGTCATCCCTATGCACAAGCTTGGGATGATGCACTTAGCAAGGCAAGGTTTGAGTTTAGATGGCTTGACCAATTTGCTTTGTCTCTGGATCCAGTAACTGCTATGGCTTTCCATGATGAAACATTGCCCTCTGAGGGTGCCAAAGTGGCACATTTCTGCTCAATGTGTGGGCCCAAGTTTTGTTCAATGAAAATCACGGAGGATATCAGGAAGTATGCTGATGAAAATGGATATGGAACAGTAGAGGAAGCTTTGATACAAGGAATGAATGCTATGAGTGCTGAATTTTTGGCTGCAAGGAAAACAATTAGTGGGGAACAGCATGGTGAAGCAGGAGGGGAGATCTATGTACCAGAAAGCTATGCAGCACAGAAATAA
- the LOC8054176 gene encoding probable galacturonosyltransferase-like 1 gives MTRSPLTLILLLLLCAAAATAAVPRYREAPHFTNSAAAQCPPPLHPSDADAACSPHAAVHVAMTLDASYLRGTMAAVLSVLRHASCPESIHFHFIASASPKSRATAEELGATVRASFPSLAFRVYPFADEARVAGLISTSIRGALDRPLNYARSYLASTLPPCVRRVVYLDSDVVLTDDIASLAATPLPGEEETAVAAPQYCGANFTAYFTPGFWASPALSSTFAGRRACYFNTGVMVLDLARWRRAGYTAQIEEWMELQKRVRIYELGSLPPFLLVFAGRIASVDHRWNQHGLGGDNYRGLCRGLHAGAVSLLHWSGKGKPWDRLDAGRPCPLDAVWAKYDLLRPAAGIESS, from the coding sequence ATGACGCGCTCTCCTCTGACTCTGATCCTACTGCTCCTCctctgcgccgccgccgccacggcggCCGTGCCGCGGTACCGCGAGGCGCCGCACTTCACCAACTCGGCGGCGGCGCAGTGCCCGCCGCCGCTGCATCCGTCGGACGCGGACGCGGCGTGCTCGCCGCACGCGGCGGTGCACGTGGCCATGACGCTGGACGCGTCGTACCTGCGCGGCACCATGGCGGCCGTGCTCTCCGTGCTGCGCCACGCGTCGTGCCCGGAGTCCATCCACTTCCACTTCATCGCCTCCGCCTCCCCCAAGTCCAGGGCGACGGCGGAGGAGCTGGGGGCCACGGTGCGCGCGTCGTTCCCGTCGCTGGCGTTCCGTGTCTACCCGTTCGCCGACGAGGCCCGCGTGGCGGGGCTCATCTCCACCTCCATCCGCGGCGCGCTGGACCGCCCGCTCAACTACGCGCGGTCCTACCTCGCCTCCACGCTTCCCCCCTGCGTGCGCCGCGTCGTGTACCTCGACTCCGACGTCGTGCTCACCGACGACATCGCGTCCCTCGCCGCGACCCCGCTCCCGGGGGAGGAGGAGACGGCCGTGGCGGCGCCGCAGTACTGCGGCGCCAACTTCACCGCCTACTTCACGCCGGGGTTCTGGGCGTCCCCCGCGCTGTCCTCCACCTTCGCGGGCCGCCGCGCCTGCTACTTCAACACGGGCGTCATGGTGCTGGACCTCGCGCGGTGGCGCCGCGCGGGCTACACGGCGCAGATCGAGGAGTGGATGGAGCTGCAGAAGCGCGTGCGCATCTACGAGCTTGGCTCGCTGCCGCCGTTCCTGCTCGTGTTCGCCGGCCGGATCGCGTCCGTGGACCACCGATGGAACCAGCACGGCCTCGGCGGGGACAACTACCGCGGCCTCTGCCGCGGCCTGCACGCCGGCGCCGTCAGCCTGCTGCACTGGAGCGGCAAGGGGAAGCCCTGGGACCGCCTGGATGCCGGAAGGCCCTGCCCGCTCGACGCCGTCTGGGCCAAGTACGACCtgctccggccggccgccggcatCGAGAGCTCGTGA